A region of the Pseudarthrobacter sp. MM222 genome:
CGATGGCCGGTCCCAGGACCGGCGGCAGTGCCGTGACCAGCTGCCGGTGGTCGCCGGGGATACCGGCAAGGTCAGCCAGGACGCGGATTTCCTGTTCATTGACCACGAGGAGGTCGACGTCGTCGAGCAGGCCGTCGAGCTGGCGGGGGGCCGGGGCGGCATTGAGGATGACGAATGCTCCGGCGTTCTTCGCGATGCGCGCGGCCTGCCGGACCAGCGTCGTCGGGATCTCCAGCTGCAGGACCACGACGTCGCCGGCCATGAGGGTGGCGAGTCCGGCGTCGACGTCGTCGGACGTGAGGCCGGAGTTCGCACCCGGGCTGACGATGATCTGGTTTTCGCCGCGGTCATCGACCGCGATGATCGCCGTTCCGGTCGCGGCCGTGCTGAGGACCCGCACCCGGCTGGCGTCGATGTCCGCCTCGGCCAGGACCTCGAGAATCCGCCGTCCGTGGGCGTCGTCCCCGACAGCCCCGGCGAACTTCACCGGGGCGCCGGCGCGGGCCGCCGCGACCGCCTGGTTGCCGCCCTTGCCGCCGGGACTGTACGTGGCGTCTGAGCCCCGGACGGTTTCGCCCGGCCGGGGCAAGGAACGGACGCGGATGTTCTGGTCGATATTGAGGCTTCCGACCACAAAAACCGTGCTCATTGGACCTGCTCCTTCGGTGGTGTCTTCGGGGCCCCCGAACCGCGAGGCAAGGGGGATGGTGGGAGGGTGAACGGGCACTGTCACAGCTGTCCGAGGCTGGGATCCGGCGTGCCCGAGGAGGCCCGGACGATCAGCTCACTCGAGAGGACCACCGATTCGGGGTTCTGCCCGTCGATGACCTCGAGCAGAAGCCGGACGGCGGTCCTGCCCATGGCCTCCACGTCGTGGGAAATGACGGTAAGGGGCGGGTCGAGCAGCGAAAACCACTCGATGTCGTCGAAGGCGATCAGGGCCATGTCCCGGCCGATGCGCAGCCCCTTCCGGTTCAGGGTGGCCAGCGCTCCGACGGCCATCGGGCTGTCCGCGGCCAGCAGGGCCGTGGGAGGCTGGGCCAGACCCAGCAGGTGGTGAGCTCCGGCCGAGCCGCTGGCGGACTGGAAGTCACCGAAATACGTCAGTGCAGGGTCGGTGCTGAGCCCGAAATCCAGGGCAGCCCGTGAGAAGGACCTGAGCCGGTCCCGTCCGGTTGAGGTCGACTGGGGCCCGGCGATATAGCCGACGCGTTCGTGGCCCTGGCGGATGAGATGCTCCACGGCCTGGCGGATGCCGGAATCGCTGTCCGTTGTCACGCTGGGCACGTCGATACCGTCGACGGTACGGTCGACGAAGACCGTGGGGATGCCCCGTTCCAGCAGCGCGTGCAGGCTGGAGCTTCCCTGGCCTTGCGGAGCGGCGATGACGCCGTCCACGCGCTGTGAAATGAAGGTGTCCAGATACCGGTCCTGCTGGAGGATGCTCTCGTTGGCGTTGCCCAGCAGGGTGACGAGTCCCTCCGCCAGCGCTGCCTGCTCGGCGGCATGCGCCAGGTCGGCGAAAAACGGGTTCCGGACGTCGGAGACCAGGAGTCCGATGACGTTGGTCTTGGTGGAGCGGAGTGCCCGGGCCTGGGCGTTGGGGTGGAAGTCCAGCTGGGCGACGGCGGCGGCCACCTTCTCCCGGGACTGCGGGGAGGTTGCCGGGTTTCCGGAGAGCACCCGCGAGGCTGTGGCGGCGGAGACGCCGGCGAGTGCCGCCACGTCCTTGATGGTGATGGAAGGTCCCGTCACTGTTGCGCCTCTCGCCGTTGAACTGCACGGCGCCTCTTGAACGCCTCGTGGAATCGATTCCATGGAATCGGTTCCACAAGTATGTGATGCAAGTTACGAACTGTCAACTAGTCCCCGTGGACGGCGCTCTGCTTGGCTTCCGAGCGGTCGAGGTAGGACAGCAGGAGACTGCCGGCGCGGTCGAGTTCGCCGGCCTCCAGTGCGGCGCAGATCTCCTCGTTGTCACCGAGATAGCCGCGGTAGAAATGGGCGTCGACAGTGGCCTTGTGGAAGAAAAGGCGCATCTCGGCGAGGACCTGGGACATGATCGTATCCAGCCTGCGGCTTTCGGCCAGCCCCACGATCGCGCCGTGGAAGTGCTGATTTGCCGTGCCAAGGGCTTCCTCGTCATCCGCGGCTGCCGCGGCTTTGCCTTCCTCCACCGCGGCCCGGACGGCGGCCACCCGCTCCGGGGTGCCTCCCGCCCGGATGGCGCTGACCTCTACCGCGCGGCGCACCGCGTAGACATCGTGGATGTCGCCCGGGCCAAGGCTCGCCACGAACACGCCGCGGTTAGGGAGGCGGACCACCAGCCGCTCGGCGGCCAGTTCGGCAAAGGCCTCCCGGACCGTGTTGCGGGACACCCCCAGGTCCTCGGCGATGGTCGATTCGGTCAACCGGGCGCCCGGCAGCAACAGACCCTCAGCCAGCTGAAGGCGAAGCTCGGCGGCAACCCGGTCCGCCACCGAGGGAACGGTCACGCGCAACCGCGCCGCAGCCGCGCCTGAGGCGGTGCCGGCGAGTGCATCGGAAGTCGTCATGATGCCGAATCTACACGATTGTTCCAATGTTGAATCGTCAGATTGTTGAACAATCCGCCAAAGTGATGCATCCTTAGTACGGGGCTATCATGAGACGAGGATCACAAATGGCAACTATTGACCTGAACAGCGACGTCGGCGAATCCTTCGGACGCTGGACCCTGGGCGATGACACGGCGATGTTCCGCTCGGTGTCCAGCGCCAACGTGGCCTGCGGCTTCCACGCAGGGGACCCCAGCGTCATCCGCCGGACCTGCCGCGAGGCAGTGGCCGCCGGCGTGGTGATCGGCGCCCACGTCGGCTACCGCGACCTAGCCGGCTTTGGCCGGCGCTTCCTGGATGTCGATCCGCAAGAACTGGCGGACGACGTCGTCTACCAGATCGGCGCACTGCAGGCGCTGGCCGCCGTCGAGGGGGGCACGGTCCAGTACGTGAAGCCGCATGGTGGCCTCTACAACGCCATCGTCTCGCACACCGCCCAGGCGCAGGCCGTCGTCGACGCCGTGAAATCCGTTGACCCGAACCTGCCGATCCTGGGCCTGCCCGGCTCGGAAGTGTTGCGCCTTGCCGAAGCCGCCGGCCTCCGTGCCGTCAGGGAAGCCTTCGCCGACCGCGCCTACAACCCGGACGGCACCCTCGTATCCCGTACGCTCCCCGGGGCCGTGCTGGAGGACCCCGCCCTCGTCACCGAGCACGTCCTCCGGATGGCCACCGATTCCGCCGTCCGCACCATCGATGGCTCCATCCTGAAAATCAGCGCCGAAAGCATCTGCGTCCATGGCGACTCCCCGGGAGCCGTCACCATGGCCGCAGCCGTCCGCGAAGCGCTCACCGCCGCGGGCATCACCACCGCCGCATTCGTCTAAGCAGCAGCACCACTGCTTCACCCGGTCCCCACCGGGCCAATCCCGCACGTACACCCGAGCAGCAGGCAGCATCCGCACACCTGGAGGAAAACCATGACCGCACCGCAACAGGCCAATCCGGCCGCCAGCAAGAGGAAGCTGCCGCCCGGCGCCCTCAAGGCTTACATCGCCAGCCTCACCGGCACCTCGCTGGAGTACTACGACTTCGCGATCTACTCCGTGGCCTCAGCCCTGGTGTTCCCCAAGGTATTCTTCCCCGGCAACGACGAATTCGTCGGCCTGCTGCTCTCCTTCTCCGCCTTCGCGGTGGGGTACCTCGCCCGCCCCATCGGTGGCGTGATCTTCGGCCGGCTCGGTGACAAGATCGGCCGCAAGCATGTCCTTGTCGTCACCCTCATGCTGATCGGTGTTGCCACCGTGCTGATCGGTGCCCTGCCGGGCTACGCGACCCTCGGTGTCGCAGCACCCATCATCCTTGTGCTGCTGCGCCTGGCCCAGGGCATCGGCGTCGGCGGCGAATGGGGCGGTGCCGTCCTGCTCTCCAGCGAATTCGGCGACGCCAGGAGGCGTGGCTTCTGGTCTTCTGCCGCGCAGATCGGTCCGCCGGCCGGCAACCTGATGGCGAACGGTGTCCTGGCCCTGCTGGCCGCAACGCTCAGCAACGAGGACTTCCTCTCCTGGGGCTGGCGCGTCGCCTTCCTCGCCTCGGCCCTGTTGGTGGTCTTTGGCCTGCTGATCCGGCTCAAGCTCGAGGAAACCCCGGTCTTCAAAGCCATCCAGGCCCACGGCGAGCAGCCGAAGGCACCCATCAAGGAGGTTTTCACCAAGGAACCCCGCGCCCTCGTGGCCGCCGCCCTCTCCCGTGTCTGCCCCGACGTGCTGTACGCCCTCTTTACCGTCTTCGTGGCCGTGTACGCCACCAAGCAGCTGGGCATGACCACGGGCAACGTCCTGGGCGCCATCCTGATCGGCTCCGCCTTCCAGATCTTCCTGATCCCCGCGGCCGGCGCCCTGACGGACCGGTTCAACCGCCGTCTCGTCTATGGCATCGCCGCCGTGGGCACCGCCGTCTACATCCCGCTGTTCTTCCTGATGATCGAGGGCAAGTCCGTCGTGATGCTGACCCTCGGCGTCGTGATCGGGCTGGCCTTCCACGCCTTCATGTACGGCCCGCAGGCCGCGTACATCACAGAGCAGTTCCCGGCCCGGCTCCGCTACGCCGGCAGCTCGCTGGCCTACACTCTGGCCGGCGTGATCGGCGGTGCCGTCGCACCCCTGATCTTCACCGCCCTTTACGCTGCCAGTGGCAACTGGGTCCTGATCGCCGGCTACCTCGCGGTCGCCTCGACCGTAACCATCATCGGACTGGCCCTCGGCCGCAACCCGCAGACCGAGGAAGAGGAACGGCTCCTGCAGGATACCCACGCCTAAGCGGCGCGGATCCTGTTCACCGGCAACCTGCAACGATGGAAGCAGCTCATGATTGAGACAGCGGGGGAACCCCCGGCAGCCCAGCACGCGGCAGCACACAAGGTCCGCTCCGTGCGGGCGGTGGGCACCCGCGCGGTACTCGCCGAACTTTCCGGCACCCAGGACGTGCTCGCCCTGCAGGCCCTGCTCCTCGAAAAACCGCTGCCCGGCCAGCTGGACGTGCTGGCCGCGGCCGAGACCGTCCTGGTCACCGCGGACTCGCCGGTGTCCGCCCGACGGATTGCCGAGCAGTTGCTCAGGCTCGACCTGACGGCTCCGGTGCAGCGTGAAGGCGAGCTGGTGGTCATTGACACCCTGTACGACGGCCAGGACCTCGCCGAAGTCGGAAAGCTGACCGGCCTCGGGCCGGAGGGTGTGATTGCCGCCCATACCGGCCAGGTCTGGACGGTGGCGTTCGCCGGCTTCGCCCCCGGCTTCGGTTACATGGTGGGGGAGAACCAGGCCCTGGAAGTACCGCGGCGCAGCTCCCCACGCACGGCCGTCCCCGCCGGTTCCGTGGCGCTGGCCGGCAATTACTCGGCCGTCTACCCGCGCCGCTCACCGGGCGGCTGGCAGCTGATCGGCCGCACCGGCGCCAAAATGTGGGACCTGGACCGGCAACAGCCCGCGCTGGCCAGCCCCGGCCACCGGGTCCAGTTCCGTGCGGTCCGGGATGTTGTGACCCTGGCTCCAGAGCAGACCCCTGCTTCTGCTCCTACCCCGGAAGTGAGCACCGGGCTGCGGATCGTGGCGCCGGGACTGCAGAGCCTGGTCCAGGACCTAGGCCGGCACGGCCACTCCGGCCTGGGAGTCTCCGCCGCCGGCGCCCTGGACCGGGCCTCGCTGCGGCGGGCCAACCGCCTGGTCGGGAACACGCCGTCGGCCGCCGCCATCGAAACCGTCGCCGGCGGGCTCACCGTGCAGGCGGTCGGGGACCAGGTCCTCGCCGTCACCGGGGCGCCGTCGGACCTGGTGATCGAGACGCAATCGGACACGGAGGCCGGGCCGTTCCAGCGAACCGTCCCGATGGCCACCCCGTTCGCCCTGCTGGACGGGGAAACCCTGACGCTCGGTGCACCCGGGAGCGGCTTCCGCAGCTACCTTGCCGTGCGCGGCGGCGTGGATGCCGCACCCGTCCTCGGCAGCCGGTCCACTGACACGATGTCCGGGATCGGACCGGCGCCGCTGGCCGCCGGGGAGCTCCTCGCCGCCGGCGGGGAAGCCGACTCCGGCGTCGTCGGCAGTCCCGAGCTGCAGCCGGAGTTCCCCGGCACCGGCGTGACCGTCCTCGACGTCGTCCCCGGCCCCCGCGCCGACTGGTTTGACCAGGCCGCGCTGGACTCCTTCGCCGGCCAGGAATGGTCCGTAACGCCGCAGTCCAACCGGGTGGGCATGCGCCTGGACGGAACCGCGTTGCGGCGCAGCCGCGCCGGCGAACTGCCCAGCGAGGGCACCGTAGCCGGTGCCCTCCAGGTTCCGCCCGAAGGCCTGCCCGTGCTCTTCCTCGCCGACCATCCCATCACAGGCGGCTATCCGGTGATCGCCGTCGTCGTCGACTCGCAGCTCGATCTCGCGGCCCAAGTCCCCATCGGCGGCAAGATCCGCTTCCGCTGGTCGCCTGCCGGCCCGAAGCAGTCCGCCAGCCCAGAACACCTCACCCCCGAACGAAAAGCGAGTCCCTGATGCGCAAGGTCCTGATCGCCAACCGCGGCGAAATCGCTGTCCGGATTGCCCGGGCTTGCGACGACGCAGAGCTCGCGTCCGTCGCCGTCTACGCGGACATCGACGCCGACGCCGTGCACGTTTCCGCCGCGGACGAGGCATACGCCCTGGGCGGCAACTCGCCCGCGGACACCTACCTCAACATCCCCAGGCTGCTCGCCGTCGCGGCGGAATCCGGCGCCGACGCCGTCCACCCCGGCTACGGCTTCCTATCCGAAAATGATGCGTTCGCCCAGGCCGTCCTGGACGCCGGCCTGACGTGGATCGGTCCGACGCCGGACGCCATCCGGCTGCTCGGCAACAAGATCACCGCCCGCGAGGCGGCTGTCCGCGCCGGCGCACCGCTCGTCGCCGGCAGCGACGGGCCGGTGCATTCCGCCGCCGAGGCCCGGGCCTTCGCCGAACAGCACGGATTGCCGATCGCCATCAAGGCGGCCTTCGGCGGCGGCGGCCGCGGGATGAAGGTGGTCCGGACCATCGATGAGGTCGAAGAGGCCTTCGACTCCGCCGTCCGTGAGGCCGTCGCCGCGTTCGGCCGCGGCGAATGCTTCGTGGAGCGCTACCTGGACCGGCCGCGGCACGTCGAGGCGCAGATCCTGGCCGACTCCCACGGCAACGTGGTCGTCGTCGGGACCCGCGACTGCTCGCTCCAGCGCCGGCACCAGAAGCTTGTGGAGGAGGCCCCTGCGCCGTTCCTCACCGAGCAGCAAACCCGGCAGATCTACGACGCCGCCAAGGCCGTTTGCCGCGAAGCCGACTACTCCGGCGCCGGCACGGTCGAATTCCTTGTCGCGGCCGACGGGACGGTCGCGTTCCTCGAGGTCAACACGCGCCTGCAGGTGGAACACCCGATCACGGAGGAGACCACCGGGATCGACCTGGTGCAGGAACAGTTCCGGATCGCCGCGGGCGAACCGCTGCGGTTCAGCGAAGACCCGGCCCCGCGCGGGCACTCCTTCGAGTTCCGGCTCAACGCCGAGGACGTGGGCCGCGGCTTCCTGCCCTCGCCCGGGACCATCACTGAGTTCACCGGCCCCACCGGCCCCGGAATCCGGCTCGATACCGGTGTCCGCGCCGGCTCCTTTGTGCCGCCCCAGTTCGATTCGCTGCTGGCGAAGCTCATTGTCACCGGCGCCGACCGCCAGCAGGCGCTGCGCCGGGCCCGCCGGGCCCTCGCCGAAATCCGCATCAGCGGCGTCGCCACTGTGCTGCCGTTCCACCGGGCTGTGCTCGAATCCCCGGACTTCACCGCCGCAACCGGCCTGGGCATCCACACCCGCTGGATCGAAACGGACTTCGCGGAGCGGATCCCGGCGGACCCGGATTACAGCACCGCCGCGCCCGACGGCGATCGCCGCACCATCACCGTTGAGGTTGACGGCCGCCGGATGGCGGTCGGTCTGCCCGTGGAGCTGCTGAACGGCTGGGCGAGGTCCGGAGCGGCGCTGCCCGCCGGAGTGGCCCTGAATGCCGCGTCCGACGGCGGCGGCACGGCTGATCCCGGCGAACTGCGCGCGGACATGGCCGGGACCGTGGTGAAGTGGCTGGTCGAGCCGGGCGCGGAGGTCGCCGCGGGGGACCCCGTCGTCGTGCTCGAGGCGATGAAGATGGAGACCCAAGTGGCCGCCCACCGCGGCGGCACTGTCACGGACGTGCGGGCCGAAGCCGGCGGCGTCGTGATCGCGGGCGCGGTGCTGGCGCTGATCGGCTGATCCCGCTAATCCATTTTCCGGCAGCATCGTCATGCGGGCAATGATCACCTTTTTACCGGCTCACGGACCCGGCCTGGACAGGCCAAGGAAAAGTGGAGGTCACGCGCCTAGTTTTACCCCAGGACGTGGCCCATGAGCCCAGCGCGGGGCGGGCCAGACGGCATTCACCCCCTGAATGTCGGCGCCCTGAACGCTGGCCCCGTGGTCTCGAGCCCATGGGGCCAGCCGCCGACTCAGTCGTTATCCCCGTCGGAGTCGCTGTCATCCGTGAGGCGGCGGAAATCCCTGGACAGGTAGAGAGCCATCGCCGCAGCATTGGCGCTGTCGACGCTGACGGCCACGGTGCTTCGGCCCATGGCATGCAGGGCCTGCATGCAGTGGCGGAGGAGTTCTTCAGCCAGCCCTTGGCGGCGGTGCTCGGGGCGTGTGATGAGTTCGGCGATGAAAGCTTCCCCGCCGCCTTTGGTTCCCGGCGGCGCGTCCGTGGTGATGATGGCGGCGGTGAGACTGCCATCCGTGTGGATGGTGACCAGGGACGCTCCGGGAACGAGGCGGCCGTGGACGCCGTCGAACAGGGCAAGGATCCATTCGGGACTGCCATCGTCGGACGGGACCGGTACGTCGGCATAGGCATGCGCGTACATCCGGATGAGTTCAGGAAGGTCCCCGGCTTCAATGGGCCGGACGGGGACGCCAGCCGCAGGCCCATCGTGCGGCCGGGTCGATGCAGCGAGCGTGATCAAAGGGTTCATGACGGCCAGGCCTTCCTCGGTTCGCGGATGACACCCCCTGAACACAGTGTCCGGCATCCGGGTCCTGCGCGGAAGGCAAACGTCTTGCAGGTTTCGTGCGGTCAGACAGTGCTTCGAAGGGGATGACTTTTTCAGAGGTGTCGTAGATGGCCAATGACGCCCTTGGCCTGTGCGATCAGGATGCGGCTGTTCACTGAGGGCAGGCGGACCGGTTCGGCGACGGGCCCAAGACCCCTGCCGTCAGTCGAAGGTTGCTAAGCTGTCGAACTCGCTGTGGAGCCGGTTCCTTGCGGCGTTCTCGATCAAGGTGGGGATATAGATCCG
Encoded here:
- a CDS encoding ribokinase; the protein is MSTVFVVGSLNIDQNIRVRSLPRPGETVRGSDATYSPGGKGGNQAVAAARAGAPVKFAGAVGDDAHGRRILEVLAEADIDASRVRVLSTAATGTAIIAVDDRGENQIIVSPGANSGLTSDDVDAGLATLMAGDVVVLQLEIPTTLVRQAARIAKNAGAFVILNAAPAPRQLDGLLDDVDLLVVNEQEIRVLADLAGIPGDHRQLVTALPPVLGPAIVCTAGAEGSFTVLDGGLVHVPAAEVAAKDTTGAGDTYVGYLAASLLTIPRDLPAAMKTASRASALAVTRSGAMESIPWHHELPASVPSPALVVPN
- a CDS encoding LacI family DNA-binding transcriptional regulator → MTGPSITIKDVAALAGVSAATASRVLSGNPATSPQSREKVAAAVAQLDFHPNAQARALRSTKTNVIGLLVSDVRNPFFADLAHAAEQAALAEGLVTLLGNANESILQQDRYLDTFISQRVDGVIAAPQGQGSSSLHALLERGIPTVFVDRTVDGIDVPSVTTDSDSGIRQAVEHLIRQGHERVGYIAGPQSTSTGRDRLRSFSRAALDFGLSTDPALTYFGDFQSASGSAGAHHLLGLAQPPTALLAADSPMAVGALATLNRKGLRIGRDMALIAFDDIEWFSLLDPPLTVISHDVEAMGRTAVRLLLEVIDGQNPESVVLSSELIVRASSGTPDPSLGQL
- a CDS encoding GntR family transcriptional regulator → MTTSDALAGTASGAAAARLRVTVPSVADRVAAELRLQLAEGLLLPGARLTESTIAEDLGVSRNTVREAFAELAAERLVVRLPNRGVFVASLGPGDIHDVYAVRRAVEVSAIRAGGTPERVAAVRAAVEEGKAAAAADDEEALGTANQHFHGAIVGLAESRRLDTIMSQVLAEMRLFFHKATVDAHFYRGYLGDNEEICAALEAGELDRAGSLLLSYLDRSEAKQSAVHGD
- a CDS encoding LamB/YcsF family protein, with product MATIDLNSDVGESFGRWTLGDDTAMFRSVSSANVACGFHAGDPSVIRRTCREAVAAGVVIGAHVGYRDLAGFGRRFLDVDPQELADDVVYQIGALQALAAVEGGTVQYVKPHGGLYNAIVSHTAQAQAVVDAVKSVDPNLPILGLPGSEVLRLAEAAGLRAVREAFADRAYNPDGTLVSRTLPGAVLEDPALVTEHVLRMATDSAVRTIDGSILKISAESICVHGDSPGAVTMAAAVREALTAAGITTAAFV
- a CDS encoding MFS transporter; the encoded protein is MTAPQQANPAASKRKLPPGALKAYIASLTGTSLEYYDFAIYSVASALVFPKVFFPGNDEFVGLLLSFSAFAVGYLARPIGGVIFGRLGDKIGRKHVLVVTLMLIGVATVLIGALPGYATLGVAAPIILVLLRLAQGIGVGGEWGGAVLLSSEFGDARRRGFWSSAAQIGPPAGNLMANGVLALLAATLSNEDFLSWGWRVAFLASALLVVFGLLIRLKLEETPVFKAIQAHGEQPKAPIKEVFTKEPRALVAAALSRVCPDVLYALFTVFVAVYATKQLGMTTGNVLGAILIGSAFQIFLIPAAGALTDRFNRRLVYGIAAVGTAVYIPLFFLMIEGKSVVMLTLGVVIGLAFHAFMYGPQAAYITEQFPARLRYAGSSLAYTLAGVIGGAVAPLIFTALYAASGNWVLIAGYLAVASTVTIIGLALGRNPQTEEEERLLQDTHA
- a CDS encoding 5-oxoprolinase/urea amidolyase family protein — its product is MIETAGEPPAAQHAAAHKVRSVRAVGTRAVLAELSGTQDVLALQALLLEKPLPGQLDVLAAAETVLVTADSPVSARRIAEQLLRLDLTAPVQREGELVVIDTLYDGQDLAEVGKLTGLGPEGVIAAHTGQVWTVAFAGFAPGFGYMVGENQALEVPRRSSPRTAVPAGSVALAGNYSAVYPRRSPGGWQLIGRTGAKMWDLDRQQPALASPGHRVQFRAVRDVVTLAPEQTPASAPTPEVSTGLRIVAPGLQSLVQDLGRHGHSGLGVSAAGALDRASLRRANRLVGNTPSAAAIETVAGGLTVQAVGDQVLAVTGAPSDLVIETQSDTEAGPFQRTVPMATPFALLDGETLTLGAPGSGFRSYLAVRGGVDAAPVLGSRSTDTMSGIGPAPLAAGELLAAGGEADSGVVGSPELQPEFPGTGVTVLDVVPGPRADWFDQAALDSFAGQEWSVTPQSNRVGMRLDGTALRRSRAGELPSEGTVAGALQVPPEGLPVLFLADHPITGGYPVIAVVVDSQLDLAAQVPIGGKIRFRWSPAGPKQSASPEHLTPERKASP
- a CDS encoding acetyl/propionyl/methylcrotonyl-CoA carboxylase subunit alpha is translated as MRKVLIANRGEIAVRIARACDDAELASVAVYADIDADAVHVSAADEAYALGGNSPADTYLNIPRLLAVAAESGADAVHPGYGFLSENDAFAQAVLDAGLTWIGPTPDAIRLLGNKITAREAAVRAGAPLVAGSDGPVHSAAEARAFAEQHGLPIAIKAAFGGGGRGMKVVRTIDEVEEAFDSAVREAVAAFGRGECFVERYLDRPRHVEAQILADSHGNVVVVGTRDCSLQRRHQKLVEEAPAPFLTEQQTRQIYDAAKAVCREADYSGAGTVEFLVAADGTVAFLEVNTRLQVEHPITEETTGIDLVQEQFRIAAGEPLRFSEDPAPRGHSFEFRLNAEDVGRGFLPSPGTITEFTGPTGPGIRLDTGVRAGSFVPPQFDSLLAKLIVTGADRQQALRRARRALAEIRISGVATVLPFHRAVLESPDFTAATGLGIHTRWIETDFAERIPADPDYSTAAPDGDRRTITVEVDGRRMAVGLPVELLNGWARSGAALPAGVALNAASDGGGTADPGELRADMAGTVVKWLVEPGAEVAAGDPVVVLEAMKMETQVAAHRGGTVTDVRAEAGGVVIAGAVLALIG
- a CDS encoding GNAT family N-acetyltransferase codes for the protein MNPLITLAASTRPHDGPAAGVPVRPIEAGDLPELIRMYAHAYADVPVPSDDGSPEWILALFDGVHGRLVPGASLVTIHTDGSLTAAIITTDAPPGTKGGGEAFIAELITRPEHRRQGLAEELLRHCMQALHAMGRSTVAVSVDSANAAAMALYLSRDFRRLTDDSDSDGDND